The Toxorhynchites rutilus septentrionalis strain SRP chromosome 1, ASM2978413v1, whole genome shotgun sequence genome contains the following window.
AATTCTGGTTCACACAGTTTATAGCTCAGACCTTGTCCCTTCCGATAATTTATTCCGATCGCTGCAGAACGCTTTGAGAGGAATACGCTTTATTTCCGAACAGGGTATAACAAATGGCTGGATTGATTCTTGGTTCTTGGTTGGTGActtggcgcataagtcacgcaaaaaaataacgatcgcgctgcaactatcgagcgtgttggttcctaagcggttcagttgttcgACTGCCGTCGTATATCGAATTTTCTTATGTATCTTAAAACAGTAGCATATCAATCTACGGATATAGAACAAAGCTAGACACttagggaagggtagtcagattatgtttttagtttttattgcTATTATACCTCATCTTTTTATACTCTACTGATTTTTTGGTTCCCTGATGTTGTTTAGAGCGGAATTAATTATGTTTCAATGGCactgaaaatatgtttaagttaaaaaaaaaacgcgaacGAAAACAAGGAGTTATTACTTTATAGTTGTCATTGATAGTGTGCTGTTAGTTAGAAATTACgagcaaaaatcaattttactcgcGTTTATTTGTCGCAAAGAAAATATACTTTTACGTGTCAGGTAATACAACAACCGACAACAGTATCCCTTGTGTGACATAATTTGCATTCACGTTGATTGTAAAGTGCTACTAGCAACACTGATCCAGTGAGGAACAAAAAGTTTGTATTGGGTTCAGTTCGGGTATGTAATAAACAGGCTTCGCTTTCCGTTTCGTTTATTCATTTGGCGCGACAAAATTGATTATTATCATTCTGTTGAGGTTTTTGAATCACTCAATAATTTCGGGTTATATATTCGAGATTGGTAAGTTGTATGCCACAATTCATTGGATGTTGACAGATTTCTAATCACTGCTCATCATAATTTTCTctcaaaaatattcgaaatgaagattcaaaaaaattaatttttgaattcagatgttcatgatcataattctaaACACATTTGAAATCATTCTTTGAAAACTCACATTTCAAAATTGACGCAGGATTACGTCTTTTAGgggcatattgaggtacaaattgaaaatcgaaaatcgagcgtaTAGTGGAAATTTCCAATTTAAAACACTaattgctcagtcattccattgatgagatttttgaatTAATCGATTGGGGCACTACCTTTTTttacattgaagaaaataatatatatcacggaactaactatcgaacatttgaaaaatctctTCCATTGTCCATACGGAAATCCGTGGTTCTAATTTGTCAAAATTGATgacggctcatgtacttacaatcaTGTACTCAGTTATTTCCTGGTGGATTTAggatattttttcatcaatcgatctgagcattccataacaattcattacaatgaataaaataatatgttatattatAAATCCCCAAACGGAAATTCCGTGTTCTAATTTGTCGATTCACAAAAGCAATTTACTCTCTCACATCCAGTGCATCTGCACTCTAAATTAATTTTAGATTGTTTGGTTTTCTGCTAATGCGCGTCGcatatttcacttttttttttgtttaaaccgAGAATTCAGATTCACTTGTTGTGTTCAATTATAGATTTTAAAATCTTCTTATTTAACACACCatcatttttgacaatccaATCAAGCTGTGGTGATGTTTTTACTCACAATATCATGTTGCATACATTTGTACGCGACATGATATTATGTATTTGAAATCGTagtggagacgaatgaatcatcaaagtTGACGTCTCCgtttataataataaaacgaAGAATGGAAGCTCAGTCAATGCAAATGAggatacatgcaagctgcgacGGCTTTTGAATTCAGATCCAATAATATGTTTTCACGTGCAATCAATTGTGCTTCCCGCTGAGTGATCACCCGAAACAAACATGAAATTCGGGTAGCATAATGAAATCGAAAATACAAGCTAGTAGCAGCAGCTCTTGCactacaatgaataaaataatatattttatgagaCTACTAAGCAATTGAAAAAACTCAACCATTATCTAAACGGATATCTCGGATTCTGTTTGTTCGATTGATAAAAGCAATCTTTGCTCTCATATCCAATTCGAACGCTCCGGCCTAACATTATCGCTGCATTCATCGAGAGGATATTCGGCACATTCTCTGTacatgttttcaaaatgaaaTCACAACCTATCTGTGTCTTTTGTTCCGCGCATCttcgaattttgacgtagaTTTGCGTCTTTTGGGggcagtgctgaaaatattcacgttcacgacattcaaattcggcgaatttctgccttcgttgtattgataacctactgctcaagcgagattCGATacatatgaaacaacactatcgatgaaccccagtggaatgaacatcaacatcagcttgccatgaagttcatttttcatttgcttccttttcgtcatggtattcgtaaggtcgaaaatgaagatcattgcgtgttagtgaaaattcagcataaaattcagcgtcaccaattgagggtgaaatcgattaatggtaaaggatggcaattcatcgcacaaaattcttgttcttggcgacttcggcaatggaatgcATAGAATAActtgctacgttttatgaatctactcacgattgcccggaaatggcatacaccaccatttatatgtgaaatgggtgacacgttttcaataaaaattcactgcaagcgatgaagatcaacttaacgttcgtgataatcacctgaaattattgacagtaatgaaagtgcctgaatgcaggcatttcgaaattcgttcatgctgttttcgatcaatataccagacaaagttcacgcgtcttgactcttgtgttatactcattatgacagatatggtgttgagtttcaacagaagagaattcatccgatactggggaaaatctaattccttcattcgtgaataaattttgataatttgtggcactgtttGGGGGTACGAATTGAATAACAAAAATCGATCGCATTGTGAAgattgtccaattttaaacaCTCATTACTCAACCAGCATGGAACAGATAGCTTGatataatcctacgtcaactatgcggtcgtttctcggacacaaccctcctgtgcttttttgacgtaggactatgtccttcatttctatactgggatgtaagttcaaactttcgaaaacgaaagcgttacgccagagaacgagattttgagcgttaatagctcctaaataactgaacgtaatagtatgatgaacacttcattcgaaagacgaaatgtctacgcgttatattcttgttactttttgatccaaaaaattgtttcaatagccctaaaattgcttttaaaacaggctattgacatcacaccaatcggtatataagcaagtGCCGCTTgcaatccactcagttatgattgcgcaacgattgaggtacgatcgctggaatggatagatgtttccctaatacagacttcaaagcCATGGAGccaggagaaatcggcattgcaaaatagatgtaagcagtgggtacttttgtactcgcttgcgtatctggaaattggtgttagggaaacaacacagacttcgaaaccatggagcctgtggaaattaCCATAGCAAATAAGATACAAGcaacgggtacttttgtactcgtttgatttttttttgcaaattgtaATGTTTCCATaagacagacttcaaaatcatgaagcctggggaaatcgacattgcaaaatagatgcgagctgcgggtacttttgtacttgcttgcgtttctgcaaatcggtatgtttccccaacacagacttcaatacCATGGAGTCAGGGGAAATTggtatagcaaattagatgcaagcagcgggtacttttgtattcggattgactatggatttgatatgatatgatatggtgtagtggttatgatcgaagtggatattatattacatatcgaagaaatcacatttataaaagcagcgttataaaattatttgtttacgaatgctgcaatcgatcgtcgttattaaGAAGTTGGAACTGTTGGGAAGGAGGTctttcgctgtgtaattccgaggggaatccattccttctcaagccgTTAataattctgcttcggatcaacgataattccaattgtcggggcttgggtAGTGAGTACTATTtacgctgggtatttccgatgAGGGATCGATTCCCctttttgagcgttaataattctttcccggctaaacgaagtggtatgataatcactttattcgaaagatgaaattctaagatttatatgcttgttacttattgattgctaagtcgcattagtcctacgtccaccttgcggttatatcaaatatataacccacttctagttttttagaACAGGCTTTTCATAACAATTCTTTAAAAATCAGCTCATTGACAGTCCACTTACATGATTGGGTTACGAATTGGTGTCCACGAATTCTCAAGATCTCGCTCTCGGTGATTAGTATTTCtccttacaaaaaaaaaacaacacttcATTGCGTTACGTTGAACAGtagtaaaaatatgaaaacatactaaatcaaacaaatttccaACAGTTAATCTAACGCTCTTTGTTTCCTTCCAGTTTTACCGCAAGGCGCGAGACTTCTTCGACCAGCCCCAGATTGGCGTCGCCGGGGGACTCTCGTTCGTGAAGGCCGCCGGTCGTGAATCACGCTCGTTCAACGCCGACAGTGCCGTGGTGGAGTCCGCCAACGACGTGGAAACACGCGAGGAAGCGCTGGAAAACTATGTGTTCGAACGGACGAAAAACTTCTTCCAGGAACGTTCGTTGAACCTGGACATGGCTAGCGCCGCCCGTGGCCTATCGACCGTCATTCCTGACGACGTCAAGTCGTCGATGCGTGCCCTCGTCTCGGAGGCCCGTGGCAAGAAGAAGATCCTGAAGTCGCTGCTGCCCATTCTCGGTCTCGTCAAGCTGAAGGTCGTCGGTTTGGCTATCCTGGCCCTGGTCGGTATCGCCCTGATCGCCAAGAAGGCCCTGATCGTGTCCGTGATAGCTCTGATCCTGTCGAAGTTCCTGTTCCTGAAGAAGTTGCTGTCCGGCAAGAAGGAGGAATCGCACGCCTACCACGCTTCGTCCGGAGGCTGGGGTGAATCCAGTGGATACGGCGATTACGGTTCCCACAGCCAACCTGCCCACTCTATCGCATACGCTGGCCACAAGCCGGTCCGGAAATAAGTCACCCCACAGCTGGCCACCGGTAGCGGCCATCCCGCCATCGAGAAATCCCATTCACCCGCGAAAAATCACGCCGGAAAAgcaaagagaacgagacaaattaatttatgaaattatttattaCCAAGAATTTGTTTGAGCGATTAATTTATTGTTAGCGTTATGAGACCTCTTCTCAAtatgttgagatttttttttgttgtttcttttgttTTCTTGTCTAGGATCTTTTTCTCTTGTCTTTTCAACACTTCATCATCTGCATTCGGACTTATATCACTACTGGACGGTTTCTCGTTTTTTAGAGGAACCCGCCCCCAAATCTACGTCTACTTTTTACACATTCTAGTCTATATTTTATCTACCAAGGCTGATTAAGGTAATTTGATCAGTGTCAGATGAactgaaaatagaaataatttTACTACTTAACGAGCCCATCTATCCCGGACTTTTTCACAACCTAGTCCACACTCACGCCGATTATGTTTTCTGCTTAAATTTCCCGTTGCTCTCATTACACTTTTCCGCAATTCATCGGCGTGGCGCAACTTTTTTTTCCCGCTATCTATACTTTCCCCGTCACTAATCCTATCTCGATCTAAATCTTTTACACGCTCCCACCGGAGCTATCCTTTACATCAGCTATCCATTTCACCGCCGCTGGCATCCGTAGGATTTGCAAGCAAAGCTTTCGCTAATGGCTTAATTCTTCTCCCTAATCAGTCTCAGGCGGCTCTAGAAAAGTGTGTGTAGGTAGTGTTTTTCTTCTCCGGAACAATCTTCCCAAAATAGCGCCACTTTCGCTAGCAGCAACGTCTCATTTTCACTCTGCgactttgtttattttttctccACTTCAATTGACACATTCCTCACATATAATCACTCACAAACACGCACTCGGTGATTGTTGTTTCACACATCTAACACTTTGTTTTCGCTCCACTCGAGAAAAAGgaaataaaaacgaaaataagCGTAGAATACTTATGAAAATCACGTGTAAATAaaatagaaagaaataataataaaataaaaataatacaagAAATAATTTGCAAACAGAGCCCCGCAATGTATCGGAACTGATTGGAAGTGAAAAGAAATCCCTCTTTTTCGGTCTCCTCCCTCTCATTACCAATTCACCAGCTATGAGGATTGGAAGAAAGTGAAACCGTCACCCATTGTCCGTACACCCACGCGCGAATTCCGTACAATACCCGGTGGAGATTTGGCCGTATAAATTTCACCATCTAATGCAAGGCCTTCAATCAGCGGTGAGACAGTGCCTTTTCGAGGAAGTGACAGTTTGTTGTGTTTGGTTTTGTTTCGCGTGTAGCGAAACCAGGTCACTGAACCTGGAGTACTTTCGATTTAGCCACCAGCCGCCACCATCACCAGGTGGATAATGGCGAACCGGTAACACGAGGAGAGAGAAGGAAACAAATCAGAAGCAACGCACCCTTACCACCACCCATCACCCTGTCACCCGGGGGACAATAATGCAATGCAGGCAAAAAAAACTGGTTCCTTCGGCCCATTTCTCTTCACAGAAAACGTGAATTGAAGAGAACAAATTAATCGCGACAATCCAAAACCGTGACAGTACGGGGCGAAATTGCGTGGTATAAATTCTCCAACAAATGGCGCGTCGCGGCTGATAATCATCGATACACACCCTAATTTATTCCGGTTCACCCAGGAATTTTAATTCCGTCCGTACATTTATTTCGTTGGGGCTCGTTTCGCCTCTCGGGTCTTCTCTCCCTGAATCAGAGTTGATTGGTGGGGTGATTCGAAAGTCTGTGTCCCGTAATCGTATATCTCCGGTGCCTGCTTTCTTATTGAGCTCTCCCATCTAggtattatgtttttttttgcggtcaCACTGGGGACAGAAGATAAACGAAAATTTCACTTTTACGGAGGGGGCTGCCACTTTAAAGGCAACAGGTACTCCGAACTTAATAGGCGCCGCAGAGAACCGGGATGTGATAAAGTTCGACCAGCTTGTGAG
Protein-coding sequences here:
- the LOC129763262 gene encoding uncharacterized protein LOC129763262; this translates as MKFVIGVLSLCAFVAAQDNFKECLDKDSISCMQMMFYRKARDFFDQPQIGVAGGLSFVKAAGRESRSFNADSAVVESANDVETREEALENYVFERTKNFFQERSLNLDMASAARGLSTVIPDDVKSSMRALVSEARGKKKILKSLLPILGLVKLKVVGLAILALVGIALIAKKALIVSVIALILSKFLFLKKLLSGKKEESHAYHASSGGWGESSGYGDYGSHSQPAHSIAYAGHKPVRK